A part of Odontesthes bonariensis isolate fOdoBon6 chromosome 23, fOdoBon6.hap1, whole genome shotgun sequence genomic DNA contains:
- the rnf40 gene encoding E3 ubiquitin-protein ligase BRE1B isoform X1, translated as MSGAGGGKRPSGGDSPPGPPEKKSKKEEKTTTTLIEPIRIAGVSSTEEMDMKVLQFKNKKLCERLEQRQTMEDELREKIEKLEKRQATDDTTLLIVNRYWSQLEDSVHVLRIEPEAPSVSAPAPPSAPLPDATPMGDDGISLASPASTVPPPPLPEGQSEAEQAEQQQQEERHEERQEEQQQPPPPAGSEELMTPTEPSQDSIQDGAPPPPPLSENAKGFLAALEQSSEEEMALHLQDRMQFSKEAIAHLVCVFDRLHSRIDDMCRLVQAAACENDGLSDISLNHNLLEENMRLRDLAMLLQGRHHKMSMEYNELVDKVTSAETKVSEMETTVEDLQWDIEKLRNREQKLNKHLAEAMEQLKSGYSSTGSSGGLAGGQITLNIQKFESLNAELEHNQELANSRMAELEKLQVELQEAVRESEKLKMDLRNIPEEVVKETLEYKCLQSQFSLLYNESLGVKTQLDEARALLLTAKNAHLRQIEHMESDELSLQKKLRTEVIQLEDTLAQVRKEYEMLRIEFEQNLAANEQAGPINREMRHLISSLQNHNLQLKGDVQRYKRKLRETQMEINKFDLFYWQLRCQSGETAVLILEETTNDSIDVKKEDDEDQEEEEERRKELERQRAREREREREAERERERERERERQRSDELKRKDSDTLKMLRVELKKAQESQKEMKLLLDMYKSAPKEQRDKVQLMAAERKSKAEVEDLRMRVRELEERERKESKKLADEDALRKIRVAEETIEHLQKKLAATKQEEEALLSEMDVTGQAFEDMQEQNSRLLQQLREKDDANFKLMSERIKSNQIYKLLKEEKEELADQVLTFKTQVDAQLLVVQKLEEKEGVLQSTLAALEKELGVRTQALELNKRKAVEAAQLAEDLKVQLEHTQAKLKEIQVSVAENRTARERESSNLKRAQEDLSRLRRKLEKQKKVEVYSDADEILQEEINQYKAKLRCPCCNTRDKETVLTKCFHVFCYECLKMRYDTRQRKCPKCNCAFGANDFHRIYIT; from the exons ATGTCAGGTGCTGGGGGAGGAAAGCGTCCCTCGGGAGGGGACAGTCCCCCTGGCCCACCTGAGAAGAAAAGCAAGAAGGAGGAGAAGACCACCACCACACTTATTGAACCAATACGAATAGCAGGAGTGTCCTCCACG GAAGAGATGGACATGAAGGTTCTCCAGTTTAAGAACAAAAAGTTGTGTGAGCGCCTGGAGCAGAGACAGACAATGGAGGATGAGTTAAGAGAGAAAATTGAAAAGCTTGAGAAGAGACAAGCCACTGATGATACCACCCTCCTGATTGTCAATCGCTACTGGTCACAG TTGGAAGACAGTGTGCATGTTCTGCGCATTGAGCCTGAAGCCCCATCAGTATCTGCTCCTGCCCCCCCCTCGGCACCGCTCCCTGACGCCACACCAATGGGAGACGATGGCATCAGTTTGGCTTCACCAGCTTCCACTGtgcctccacctcctctgccaGAGGGCCAGAGTGAGGCTGAGCAggcagaacagcagcagcaagaggaGCGTCATGAAGAGCgtcaggaggagcagcagcagccgccTCCACCTGCTGGGTCAGAGGAGTTAATGACACCAACAGAGCCTTCGCAGGATTCGATACAAG ATGGAGCACCGCCGCCTCCTCCCTTAAGCGAAAATGCTAAGGGATTCTTGGCCGCGCTtgagcagagcagcgaggaggAAATGGCCTTACACCTACAGGACCGCATGCAgtttagcaaagaagccattgcCCACTTGGTCTGCGTCTTTGACAGGCTACACAGTCGCATTGACGACATGTGTAGGTTGGTCCAGGCTGCAG CATGTGAGAACGATGGCCTGTCTGACATCAGTCTGAACCACAACCTGCTGGAGGAGAATATGCGACTACGAGACCTTGCCATGCTCCTTCAGGGACGACACCACAAGATGTCCATGGAG TACAATGAGTTGGTGGACAAGGTGACAAGTGCAGAGACAAAGGTGTCTGAGATGGAGACAACAGTGGAGGACCTTCAGTGGGACATAGAGAAACTCCGCAATAGGGAACAGAAGCTCAACAAACACCTGGCGGAGGCCATGGAACAG CTAAAATCTGGATACAGCAGTACCGGCAGCTCAGGTGGACTAGCTGGTGGCCAGATAACATTGAACATTCAGAAG tttgaaaGTCTAAATGCCGAGTTGGAGCACAACCAGGAGTTGGCCAATAGCCGCATGGCAGAGTTAGAAAAACTGCAGGTGGAGCTCCAGGAGGCTGTGAGAGAGAGTGAGAAGCTCAAG ATGGATTTGCGCAATATTCCAGAGGAGGTTGTGAAGGAAACCTTAGAGTACAAGTGTCTGCAGTCTCAATTCTCCCTGCTCTACAATGAATCTCTTGGGGTGAAAACCCAGCTGGATGAGGCTCGGGCTCTCCTGCTCACTGCAAAGAACGCCCATCTCCGCCAGATTGAGCACATGGAG AGTGATGAGCTGTCCCTTCAGAAGAAGCTCCGAACTGAGGTGATCCAGCTGGAAGATACTTTGGCCCAGGTGCGAAAAGAGTACGAGATGCTGCGCATCGAGTTTGAACAGAACCTGGCAGCGAATGAACAAGCAG GACCAATCAACAGGGAGATGAGACACTTAATCAGCAGCCTTCAAAACCACAACCTTCAACTGAAAGGTGATGTGCAGCGCTACAAGAGGAAGTTGCGGGAAACACAGATGGAGATCAATAAG tttgatttgttttattggCAGCTGCGTTGTCAGAGTGGAGAGACGGCAGTTTTGATTCTAGAGGAGACGACGAATGACAGCATCGACGTGAAGAAGGAGGATGACGAAgaccaggaggaggaggaggagaggcggaAGGAACTGGAGCGACAACGGGCCCGGGAGAGAGAGCGGGAGAGGGAGGCCGAGCGAGAACGAGAGAGGGAGCGCGAGAGGGAGAGGCAGCGCAGCGACGAGCTGAAGAGGAAGGACTCGGATACGCTGAAGATGCTCAGAGTAGAACTCAA AAAAGCCCAGGAGTCGCAGAAGGAGATGAAGCTCCTGTTGGACATGTATAAATCAGCTCCAAAGGAGCAGAGAGACAAAGTGCAGCTTATGGCCGCCGAGCGCAAATCTAAAGCAGAg GTGGAGGACTTGAGGATGCGAGTGCGAGAgctggaggagagggagaggaaggAGAGCAAGAAGCTGGCTGATGAAGATGCCCTCAGGAAGATACGTGTGGCAGAAGAGACCATCGAGCATCTGCAGAAGAAGCTCGCCGCAACAAAGCAG gaggaggaagccCTGCTGAGTGAGATGGACGTAACAGGACAGGCCTTTGAAGACATGCAGGAGCAGAACAGCCGGCTGTTGCAGCAGCTGCGGGAAAAGGATGATGCCAATTTCAAGCTGATGAGTGAGCGAATAAAATCTAACCAGATCTACAAGCTGctgaaggaggagaaggaggagttGGCTGACCAAGTGCTTACATTCAAAACCCAG GTGGACGCCCAGCTGCTGGTCGTCCAAAAGCTTGAAGAAAAAGAGGGAGTCCTCCAAAGTACACTGGCTGCTCTGGAGAAGGAGCTGGGTGTCAGAACACAAGCACTAGAACTCAACAAGAGGAAG GCGGTGGAGGCAGCACAGCTGGCAGAAGACCTGAAGGTGCAGCTGGAACACACACAGGCCAAACTGAAGGAGATCCAGGTCTCTGTGGCTGAGAACCGCACCGCCCGGGAGAGGGAAAGCAGCAACCTTAAACGAGCACAG GAGGATCTGTCCAGGCTGAGACGGAAGCTGGAGAAGCAGAAGAAGGTGGAGGTGTACTCTGATGCAGATGAGATCCTACAGGAGGAGATAAATCAGTACAAG GCCAAGCTGCGTTGCCCCTGCTGCAACACACGAGACAAGGAGACCGTTCTCACTAAGTGTTTCCACGTTTTCTGCTACGAATGTCTTAAGATGCGTTACGACACCCGACAGAGGAAGTGCCCCAAGTGCAACTGTGCCTTCGGAGCCAACGACTTTCACCGCATCTACATCACCTAA
- the rnf40 gene encoding E3 ubiquitin-protein ligase BRE1B isoform X2, producing MSGAGGGKRPSGGDSPPGPPEKKSKKEEKTTTTLIEPIRIAGVSSTEEMDMKVLQFKNKKLCERLEQRQTMEDELREKIEKLEKRQATDDTTLLIVNRYWSQLEDSVHVLRIEPEAPSVSAPAPPSAPLPDATPMGDDGISLASPASTVPPPPLPEGQSEAEQAEQQQQEERHEERQEEQQQPPPPAGSEELMTPTEPSQDSIQDGAPPPPPLSENAKGFLAALEQSSEEEMALHLQDRMQFSKEAIAHLVCVFDRLHSRIDDMCRLVQAAACENDGLSDISLNHNLLEENMRLRDLAMLLQGRHHKMSMEYNELVDKVTSAETKVSEMETTVEDLQWDIEKLRNREQKLNKHLAEAMEQLKSGYSSTGSSGGLAGGQITLNIQKFESLNAELEHNQELANSRMAELEKLQVELQEAVRESEKLKMDLRNIPEEVVKETLEYKCLQSQFSLLYNESLGVKTQLDEARALLLTAKNAHLRQIEHMESDELSLQKKLRTEVIQLEDTLAQVRKEYEMLRIEFEQNLAANEQAGPINREMRHLISSLQNHNLQLKGDVQRYKRKLRETQMEINKFDLFYWQLRCQSGETAVLILEETTNDSIDVKKEDDEDQEEEEERRKELERQRAREREREREAERERERERERERQRSDELKRKDSDTLKMLRVELKKAQESQKEMKLLLDMYKSAPKEQRDKVQLMAAERKSKAEVEDLRMRVRELEERERKESKKLADEDALRKIRVAEETIEHLQKKLAATKQEEALLSEMDVTGQAFEDMQEQNSRLLQQLREKDDANFKLMSERIKSNQIYKLLKEEKEELADQVLTFKTQVDAQLLVVQKLEEKEGVLQSTLAALEKELGVRTQALELNKRKAVEAAQLAEDLKVQLEHTQAKLKEIQVSVAENRTARERESSNLKRAQEDLSRLRRKLEKQKKVEVYSDADEILQEEINQYKAKLRCPCCNTRDKETVLTKCFHVFCYECLKMRYDTRQRKCPKCNCAFGANDFHRIYIT from the exons ATGTCAGGTGCTGGGGGAGGAAAGCGTCCCTCGGGAGGGGACAGTCCCCCTGGCCCACCTGAGAAGAAAAGCAAGAAGGAGGAGAAGACCACCACCACACTTATTGAACCAATACGAATAGCAGGAGTGTCCTCCACG GAAGAGATGGACATGAAGGTTCTCCAGTTTAAGAACAAAAAGTTGTGTGAGCGCCTGGAGCAGAGACAGACAATGGAGGATGAGTTAAGAGAGAAAATTGAAAAGCTTGAGAAGAGACAAGCCACTGATGATACCACCCTCCTGATTGTCAATCGCTACTGGTCACAG TTGGAAGACAGTGTGCATGTTCTGCGCATTGAGCCTGAAGCCCCATCAGTATCTGCTCCTGCCCCCCCCTCGGCACCGCTCCCTGACGCCACACCAATGGGAGACGATGGCATCAGTTTGGCTTCACCAGCTTCCACTGtgcctccacctcctctgccaGAGGGCCAGAGTGAGGCTGAGCAggcagaacagcagcagcaagaggaGCGTCATGAAGAGCgtcaggaggagcagcagcagccgccTCCACCTGCTGGGTCAGAGGAGTTAATGACACCAACAGAGCCTTCGCAGGATTCGATACAAG ATGGAGCACCGCCGCCTCCTCCCTTAAGCGAAAATGCTAAGGGATTCTTGGCCGCGCTtgagcagagcagcgaggaggAAATGGCCTTACACCTACAGGACCGCATGCAgtttagcaaagaagccattgcCCACTTGGTCTGCGTCTTTGACAGGCTACACAGTCGCATTGACGACATGTGTAGGTTGGTCCAGGCTGCAG CATGTGAGAACGATGGCCTGTCTGACATCAGTCTGAACCACAACCTGCTGGAGGAGAATATGCGACTACGAGACCTTGCCATGCTCCTTCAGGGACGACACCACAAGATGTCCATGGAG TACAATGAGTTGGTGGACAAGGTGACAAGTGCAGAGACAAAGGTGTCTGAGATGGAGACAACAGTGGAGGACCTTCAGTGGGACATAGAGAAACTCCGCAATAGGGAACAGAAGCTCAACAAACACCTGGCGGAGGCCATGGAACAG CTAAAATCTGGATACAGCAGTACCGGCAGCTCAGGTGGACTAGCTGGTGGCCAGATAACATTGAACATTCAGAAG tttgaaaGTCTAAATGCCGAGTTGGAGCACAACCAGGAGTTGGCCAATAGCCGCATGGCAGAGTTAGAAAAACTGCAGGTGGAGCTCCAGGAGGCTGTGAGAGAGAGTGAGAAGCTCAAG ATGGATTTGCGCAATATTCCAGAGGAGGTTGTGAAGGAAACCTTAGAGTACAAGTGTCTGCAGTCTCAATTCTCCCTGCTCTACAATGAATCTCTTGGGGTGAAAACCCAGCTGGATGAGGCTCGGGCTCTCCTGCTCACTGCAAAGAACGCCCATCTCCGCCAGATTGAGCACATGGAG AGTGATGAGCTGTCCCTTCAGAAGAAGCTCCGAACTGAGGTGATCCAGCTGGAAGATACTTTGGCCCAGGTGCGAAAAGAGTACGAGATGCTGCGCATCGAGTTTGAACAGAACCTGGCAGCGAATGAACAAGCAG GACCAATCAACAGGGAGATGAGACACTTAATCAGCAGCCTTCAAAACCACAACCTTCAACTGAAAGGTGATGTGCAGCGCTACAAGAGGAAGTTGCGGGAAACACAGATGGAGATCAATAAG tttgatttgttttattggCAGCTGCGTTGTCAGAGTGGAGAGACGGCAGTTTTGATTCTAGAGGAGACGACGAATGACAGCATCGACGTGAAGAAGGAGGATGACGAAgaccaggaggaggaggaggagaggcggaAGGAACTGGAGCGACAACGGGCCCGGGAGAGAGAGCGGGAGAGGGAGGCCGAGCGAGAACGAGAGAGGGAGCGCGAGAGGGAGAGGCAGCGCAGCGACGAGCTGAAGAGGAAGGACTCGGATACGCTGAAGATGCTCAGAGTAGAACTCAA AAAAGCCCAGGAGTCGCAGAAGGAGATGAAGCTCCTGTTGGACATGTATAAATCAGCTCCAAAGGAGCAGAGAGACAAAGTGCAGCTTATGGCCGCCGAGCGCAAATCTAAAGCAGAg GTGGAGGACTTGAGGATGCGAGTGCGAGAgctggaggagagggagaggaaggAGAGCAAGAAGCTGGCTGATGAAGATGCCCTCAGGAAGATACGTGTGGCAGAAGAGACCATCGAGCATCTGCAGAAGAAGCTCGCCGCAACAAAGCAG gaggaagccCTGCTGAGTGAGATGGACGTAACAGGACAGGCCTTTGAAGACATGCAGGAGCAGAACAGCCGGCTGTTGCAGCAGCTGCGGGAAAAGGATGATGCCAATTTCAAGCTGATGAGTGAGCGAATAAAATCTAACCAGATCTACAAGCTGctgaaggaggagaaggaggagttGGCTGACCAAGTGCTTACATTCAAAACCCAG GTGGACGCCCAGCTGCTGGTCGTCCAAAAGCTTGAAGAAAAAGAGGGAGTCCTCCAAAGTACACTGGCTGCTCTGGAGAAGGAGCTGGGTGTCAGAACACAAGCACTAGAACTCAACAAGAGGAAG GCGGTGGAGGCAGCACAGCTGGCAGAAGACCTGAAGGTGCAGCTGGAACACACACAGGCCAAACTGAAGGAGATCCAGGTCTCTGTGGCTGAGAACCGCACCGCCCGGGAGAGGGAAAGCAGCAACCTTAAACGAGCACAG GAGGATCTGTCCAGGCTGAGACGGAAGCTGGAGAAGCAGAAGAAGGTGGAGGTGTACTCTGATGCAGATGAGATCCTACAGGAGGAGATAAATCAGTACAAG GCCAAGCTGCGTTGCCCCTGCTGCAACACACGAGACAAGGAGACCGTTCTCACTAAGTGTTTCCACGTTTTCTGCTACGAATGTCTTAAGATGCGTTACGACACCCGACAGAGGAAGTGCCCCAAGTGCAACTGTGCCTTCGGAGCCAACGACTTTCACCGCATCTACATCACCTAA
- the rnf40 gene encoding E3 ubiquitin-protein ligase BRE1B isoform X3, with product MSGAGGGKRPSGGDSPPGPPEKKSKKEEKTTTTLIEPIRIAGVSSTEEMDMKVLQFKNKKLCERLEQRQTMEDELREKIEKLEKRQATDDTTLLIVNRYWSQLEDSVHVLRIEPEAPSVSAPAPPSAPLPDATPMGDDGISLASPASTVPPPPLPEGQSEAEQAEQQQQEERHEERQEEQQQPPPPAGSEELMTPTEPSQDSIQDGAPPPPPLSENAKGFLAALEQSSEEEMALHLQDRMQFSKEAIAHLVCVFDRLHSRIDDMCRLVQAAACENDGLSDISLNHNLLEENMRLRDLAMLLQGRHHKMSMEYNELVDKVTSAETKVSEMETTVEDLQWDIEKLRNREQKLNKHLAEAMEQLKSGYSSTGSSGGLAGGQITLNIQKFESLNAELEHNQELANSRMAELEKLQVELQEAVRESEKLKMDLRNIPEEVVKETLEYKCLQSQFSLLYNESLGVKTQLDEARALLLTAKNAHLRQIEHMESDELSLQKKLRTEVIQLEDTLAQVRKEYEMLRIEFEQNLAANEQAGPINREMRHLISSLQNHNLQLKGDVQRYKRKLRETQMEINKLRCQSGETAVLILEETTNDSIDVKKEDDEDQEEEEERRKELERQRAREREREREAERERERERERERQRSDELKRKDSDTLKMLRVELKKAQESQKEMKLLLDMYKSAPKEQRDKVQLMAAERKSKAEVEDLRMRVRELEERERKESKKLADEDALRKIRVAEETIEHLQKKLAATKQEEEALLSEMDVTGQAFEDMQEQNSRLLQQLREKDDANFKLMSERIKSNQIYKLLKEEKEELADQVLTFKTQVDAQLLVVQKLEEKEGVLQSTLAALEKELGVRTQALELNKRKAVEAAQLAEDLKVQLEHTQAKLKEIQVSVAENRTARERESSNLKRAQEDLSRLRRKLEKQKKVEVYSDADEILQEEINQYKAKLRCPCCNTRDKETVLTKCFHVFCYECLKMRYDTRQRKCPKCNCAFGANDFHRIYIT from the exons ATGTCAGGTGCTGGGGGAGGAAAGCGTCCCTCGGGAGGGGACAGTCCCCCTGGCCCACCTGAGAAGAAAAGCAAGAAGGAGGAGAAGACCACCACCACACTTATTGAACCAATACGAATAGCAGGAGTGTCCTCCACG GAAGAGATGGACATGAAGGTTCTCCAGTTTAAGAACAAAAAGTTGTGTGAGCGCCTGGAGCAGAGACAGACAATGGAGGATGAGTTAAGAGAGAAAATTGAAAAGCTTGAGAAGAGACAAGCCACTGATGATACCACCCTCCTGATTGTCAATCGCTACTGGTCACAG TTGGAAGACAGTGTGCATGTTCTGCGCATTGAGCCTGAAGCCCCATCAGTATCTGCTCCTGCCCCCCCCTCGGCACCGCTCCCTGACGCCACACCAATGGGAGACGATGGCATCAGTTTGGCTTCACCAGCTTCCACTGtgcctccacctcctctgccaGAGGGCCAGAGTGAGGCTGAGCAggcagaacagcagcagcaagaggaGCGTCATGAAGAGCgtcaggaggagcagcagcagccgccTCCACCTGCTGGGTCAGAGGAGTTAATGACACCAACAGAGCCTTCGCAGGATTCGATACAAG ATGGAGCACCGCCGCCTCCTCCCTTAAGCGAAAATGCTAAGGGATTCTTGGCCGCGCTtgagcagagcagcgaggaggAAATGGCCTTACACCTACAGGACCGCATGCAgtttagcaaagaagccattgcCCACTTGGTCTGCGTCTTTGACAGGCTACACAGTCGCATTGACGACATGTGTAGGTTGGTCCAGGCTGCAG CATGTGAGAACGATGGCCTGTCTGACATCAGTCTGAACCACAACCTGCTGGAGGAGAATATGCGACTACGAGACCTTGCCATGCTCCTTCAGGGACGACACCACAAGATGTCCATGGAG TACAATGAGTTGGTGGACAAGGTGACAAGTGCAGAGACAAAGGTGTCTGAGATGGAGACAACAGTGGAGGACCTTCAGTGGGACATAGAGAAACTCCGCAATAGGGAACAGAAGCTCAACAAACACCTGGCGGAGGCCATGGAACAG CTAAAATCTGGATACAGCAGTACCGGCAGCTCAGGTGGACTAGCTGGTGGCCAGATAACATTGAACATTCAGAAG tttgaaaGTCTAAATGCCGAGTTGGAGCACAACCAGGAGTTGGCCAATAGCCGCATGGCAGAGTTAGAAAAACTGCAGGTGGAGCTCCAGGAGGCTGTGAGAGAGAGTGAGAAGCTCAAG ATGGATTTGCGCAATATTCCAGAGGAGGTTGTGAAGGAAACCTTAGAGTACAAGTGTCTGCAGTCTCAATTCTCCCTGCTCTACAATGAATCTCTTGGGGTGAAAACCCAGCTGGATGAGGCTCGGGCTCTCCTGCTCACTGCAAAGAACGCCCATCTCCGCCAGATTGAGCACATGGAG AGTGATGAGCTGTCCCTTCAGAAGAAGCTCCGAACTGAGGTGATCCAGCTGGAAGATACTTTGGCCCAGGTGCGAAAAGAGTACGAGATGCTGCGCATCGAGTTTGAACAGAACCTGGCAGCGAATGAACAAGCAG GACCAATCAACAGGGAGATGAGACACTTAATCAGCAGCCTTCAAAACCACAACCTTCAACTGAAAGGTGATGTGCAGCGCTACAAGAGGAAGTTGCGGGAAACACAGATGGAGATCAATAAG CTGCGTTGTCAGAGTGGAGAGACGGCAGTTTTGATTCTAGAGGAGACGACGAATGACAGCATCGACGTGAAGAAGGAGGATGACGAAgaccaggaggaggaggaggagaggcggaAGGAACTGGAGCGACAACGGGCCCGGGAGAGAGAGCGGGAGAGGGAGGCCGAGCGAGAACGAGAGAGGGAGCGCGAGAGGGAGAGGCAGCGCAGCGACGAGCTGAAGAGGAAGGACTCGGATACGCTGAAGATGCTCAGAGTAGAACTCAA AAAAGCCCAGGAGTCGCAGAAGGAGATGAAGCTCCTGTTGGACATGTATAAATCAGCTCCAAAGGAGCAGAGAGACAAAGTGCAGCTTATGGCCGCCGAGCGCAAATCTAAAGCAGAg GTGGAGGACTTGAGGATGCGAGTGCGAGAgctggaggagagggagaggaaggAGAGCAAGAAGCTGGCTGATGAAGATGCCCTCAGGAAGATACGTGTGGCAGAAGAGACCATCGAGCATCTGCAGAAGAAGCTCGCCGCAACAAAGCAG gaggaggaagccCTGCTGAGTGAGATGGACGTAACAGGACAGGCCTTTGAAGACATGCAGGAGCAGAACAGCCGGCTGTTGCAGCAGCTGCGGGAAAAGGATGATGCCAATTTCAAGCTGATGAGTGAGCGAATAAAATCTAACCAGATCTACAAGCTGctgaaggaggagaaggaggagttGGCTGACCAAGTGCTTACATTCAAAACCCAG GTGGACGCCCAGCTGCTGGTCGTCCAAAAGCTTGAAGAAAAAGAGGGAGTCCTCCAAAGTACACTGGCTGCTCTGGAGAAGGAGCTGGGTGTCAGAACACAAGCACTAGAACTCAACAAGAGGAAG GCGGTGGAGGCAGCACAGCTGGCAGAAGACCTGAAGGTGCAGCTGGAACACACACAGGCCAAACTGAAGGAGATCCAGGTCTCTGTGGCTGAGAACCGCACCGCCCGGGAGAGGGAAAGCAGCAACCTTAAACGAGCACAG GAGGATCTGTCCAGGCTGAGACGGAAGCTGGAGAAGCAGAAGAAGGTGGAGGTGTACTCTGATGCAGATGAGATCCTACAGGAGGAGATAAATCAGTACAAG GCCAAGCTGCGTTGCCCCTGCTGCAACACACGAGACAAGGAGACCGTTCTCACTAAGTGTTTCCACGTTTTCTGCTACGAATGTCTTAAGATGCGTTACGACACCCGACAGAGGAAGTGCCCCAAGTGCAACTGTGCCTTCGGAGCCAACGACTTTCACCGCATCTACATCACCTAA